A window from Macaca fascicularis isolate 582-1 chromosome 20, T2T-MFA8v1.1 encodes these proteins:
- the CCDC78 gene encoding coiled-coil domain-containing protein 78 isoform X8, with the protein MEHAATTGPRPGPPPRRVDNVVLRAKDWLPGAPGGTTAWGTTAWATSLEAEVPPDLVLSEEQQLQISKELVDIQITTHRLQEQHEAEIFQLKSEILRLESRVLELELHGDHTSQGCAVPVEADPMHRRAPAQELRHKAQVQPKNAMNPENEQQRLGNGPALYTPQLLGGQEQLQKQVKWALERQEARQQALETRVEALGRQLQGAREEARAAGQQLATQAVVLCSCRGQLRQAEAENTRLQLQLKTLKDEYILRLQHCAREAVEHADSAGQAPATTALRTFLEATLEDIRAAHRSREQQLARAARTYHKRLVDLSRRHEELLAAYRSGPRQTLVYADRAPGNPQAIFGAASLDLEPLPVPLVTDFSHREDQHGGPEALLSSPQKGPGGASQGGTSEPQGLDAASWAQIHQKLRDFSRSTQAELERERAQLLVRATVAEEQLSELQEYVDQHLGRYKQEILRLRKLAGSGNPWKVGAVPPAKLQHPRTGSH; encoded by the exons ATGGAGCACGCAGCCACCACAGGCCCCAGGCCTGGACCTCCCCCTCGGCGGGTGGACAAC GTTGTGCTACGAGCCAAGGACTGGCTGCCAGGAGCTCCTGGGGGCACCACAGCGTGGGGCACCACAGCGTGGGCCACCAGCCTGGAAGCAGAGGTCCCACCAGATCTGGTGCTCAGTGAGGAGCAGCAGCTGCAG ATCTCCAAGGAGCTGGTCGACATTCAGATCACAACCCACCGCCTACAGGAGCAGCATGAGGCTGAAATCTTTCAGCTGAAGAGTGAG ATCCTTCGACTGGAGAGCCGGgtgctggagctggagctgcatGGAGATCACACCAGCCAGGGCTGTGCGGTCCCAGTGGAGGCTGACCCCATGCACCGCCGGGCACCAGCCCAAGAGCTAAGACACAAAGCCCAG GTGCAGCCTAAGAACGCCATGAACCCCGAGAATGAGCAACAGAGGCTGGGGAATGGC CCAGCCCTATATACCCCACAGCTGCTGGGAGGCCAGGAGCAACTGCAGAAACAAGTGAAGTGGGCGCTGGAGCGTCAGGAGGCCCGGCAGCAGGCACTGGAGACTCGTGT GGAAGCCCTGGGCCGGCAGCTGCAGGGAGCCCGAGAGGAGGCCAGAGCAGCTGGACAGCAACTGGCCACACAGGCTGTG GTGCTGTGCAGCTGCCGAGGCCAGCTCCGACAGGCAGAAGCCGAGAACACCCGGCTGCAGCTGCAGCTCAAGACGCTGAAGGATGAGTACATCCTGCGGCTGCAGCACTGTGCTCGGGAGGCGGTG GAGCACGCAGACAGTGCAGgccaggcgccagccaccacggcCCTCCGGACATTCCTGGAGGCCACTCTGGAGGACATCCGGGCAGCGCACCGAAGCCGTGAGCAGCAGCTGGCCCGGGCTGCCCGCACCTACCACAAGCGGCTGGTGGATCTGAGCCGCAGGCATGAGGAGCTGTTGGCTGCCTACAG GAGTGGCCCAAGACAGACACTGGTCTACGCTGACAGGGCACCTGGGAACCCCCAAGCTATTTTTGGCGCAGCCAGCTTGGACCTGGAACCATTGCCCGTGCCCCTGGTCACTGACTTCAGCCATCGGGAGGACCAG cacggCGGGCCTGAGGCACTGCTCTCATCCCCACAGAAGGGACCCGGTGGAGCCTCCCAGGGGGGAACATCAGAGCCACA GGGCCTGGACGCTGCGTCCTGGGCCCAGATCCACCAGAAGCTCCGGGACTTCTCCCGCAGCACCCAG GCAGAGCTGGAACGGGAGCGGGCACAGCTGCTGGTCCGGGCCACGGTGGCTGAAGAGCAACTTTCTGAGCTACAGGAGTACGTGGACCAGCACCTGGGCAG GTACAAGCAAGAAATCCTGAGGCTGAGGAAGCTGGCAGGTTCAGGGAACCCCTGGAAAGTGGGGGCTGTGCCTCCAGCCAAGCTCCAGCATCCAAGGACCGGCAGCCACTAG
- the CCDC78 gene encoding coiled-coil domain-containing protein 78 isoform X7, producing the protein MEHAATTGPRPGPPPRRVDNVVLRAKDWLPGAPGGTTAWGTTAWATSLEAEVPPDLVLSEEQQLQISKELVDIQITTHRLQEQHEAEIFQLKSEVARRQVYPLMPVVLQILRLESRVLELELHGDHTSQGCAVPVEADPMHRRAPAQELRHKAQVPGHSDDCRLQVQPKNAMNPENEQQRLGNGPALYTPQLLGGQEQLQKQVKWALERQEARQQALETRVEALGRQLQGAREEARAAGQQLATQAVVLCSCRGQLRQAEAENTRLQLQLKTLKDEYILRLQHCAREAVEHADSAGQAPATTALRTFLEATLEDIRAAHRSREQQLARAARTYHKRLVDLSRRHEELLAAYRAPGNPQAIFGAASLDLEPLPVPLVTDFSHREDQKGPGGASQGGTSEPQGLDAASWAQIHQKLRDFSRSTQAELERERAQLLVRATVAEEQLSELQEYVDQHLGRYKQEILRLRKLAGSGNPWKVGAVPPAKLQHPRTGSH; encoded by the exons ATGGAGCACGCAGCCACCACAGGCCCCAGGCCTGGACCTCCCCCTCGGCGGGTGGACAAC GTTGTGCTACGAGCCAAGGACTGGCTGCCAGGAGCTCCTGGGGGCACCACAGCGTGGGGCACCACAGCGTGGGCCACCAGCCTGGAAGCAGAGGTCCCACCAGATCTGGTGCTCAGTGAGGAGCAGCAGCTGCAG ATCTCCAAGGAGCTGGTCGACATTCAGATCACAACCCACCGCCTACAGGAGCAGCATGAGGCTGAAATCTTTCAGCTGAAGAGTGAG GTGGCCCGCAGGCAGGTGTACCCGCTCATGCCAGTTGTCCTACAGATCCTTCGACTGGAGAGCCGGgtgctggagctggagctgcatGGAGATCACACCAGCCAGGGCTGTGCGGTCCCAGTGGAGGCTGACCCCATGCACCGCCGGGCACCAGCCCAAGAGCTAAGACACAAAGCCCAGGTGCCTGGACACTCTGATGACTGCAGACTCCAG GTGCAGCCTAAGAACGCCATGAACCCCGAGAATGAGCAACAGAGGCTGGGGAATGGC CCAGCCCTATATACCCCACAGCTGCTGGGAGGCCAGGAGCAACTGCAGAAACAAGTGAAGTGGGCGCTGGAGCGTCAGGAGGCCCGGCAGCAGGCACTGGAGACTCGTGT GGAAGCCCTGGGCCGGCAGCTGCAGGGAGCCCGAGAGGAGGCCAGAGCAGCTGGACAGCAACTGGCCACACAGGCTGTG GTGCTGTGCAGCTGCCGAGGCCAGCTCCGACAGGCAGAAGCCGAGAACACCCGGCTGCAGCTGCAGCTCAAGACGCTGAAGGATGAGTACATCCTGCGGCTGCAGCACTGTGCTCGGGAGGCGGTG GAGCACGCAGACAGTGCAGgccaggcgccagccaccacggcCCTCCGGACATTCCTGGAGGCCACTCTGGAGGACATCCGGGCAGCGCACCGAAGCCGTGAGCAGCAGCTGGCCCGGGCTGCCCGCACCTACCACAAGCGGCTGGTGGATCTGAGCCGCAGGCATGAGGAGCTGTTGGCTGCCTACAG GGCACCTGGGAACCCCCAAGCTATTTTTGGCGCAGCCAGCTTGGACCTGGAACCATTGCCCGTGCCCCTGGTCACTGACTTCAGCCATCGGGAGGACCAG AAGGGACCCGGTGGAGCCTCCCAGGGGGGAACATCAGAGCCACA GGGCCTGGACGCTGCGTCCTGGGCCCAGATCCACCAGAAGCTCCGGGACTTCTCCCGCAGCACCCAG GCAGAGCTGGAACGGGAGCGGGCACAGCTGCTGGTCCGGGCCACGGTGGCTGAAGAGCAACTTTCTGAGCTACAGGAGTACGTGGACCAGCACCTGGGCAG GTACAAGCAAGAAATCCTGAGGCTGAGGAAGCTGGCAGGTTCAGGGAACCCCTGGAAAGTGGGGGCTGTGCCTCCAGCCAAGCTCCAGCATCCAAGGACCGGCAGCCACTAG
- the CCDC78 gene encoding coiled-coil domain-containing protein 78 isoform X28 has translation MEHAATTGPRPGPPPRRVDNISKELVDIQITTHRLQEQHEAEIFQLKSEILRLESRVLELELHGDHTSQGCAVPVEADPMHRRAPAQELRHKAQVPGHSDDCRLQVQPKNAMNPENEQQRLGNGLLGGQEQLQKQVKWALERQEARQQALETRVEALGRQLQGAREEARAAGQQLATQAVVLCSCRGQLRQAEAENTRLQLQLKTLKDEYILRLQHCAREAVEHADSAGQAPATTALRTFLEATLEDIRAAHRSREQQLARAARTYHKRLVDLSRRHEELLAAYRAPGNPQAIFGAASLDLEPLPVPLVTDFSHREDQHGGPEALLSSPQKGPGGASQGGTSEPQGLDAASWAQIHQKLRDFSRSTQAELERERAQLLVRATVAEEQLSELQEYVDQHLGRYKQEILRLRKLAGSGNPWKVGAVPPAKLQHPRTGSH, from the exons ATGGAGCACGCAGCCACCACAGGCCCCAGGCCTGGACCTCCCCCTCGGCGGGTGGACAAC ATCTCCAAGGAGCTGGTCGACATTCAGATCACAACCCACCGCCTACAGGAGCAGCATGAGGCTGAAATCTTTCAGCTGAAGAGTGAG ATCCTTCGACTGGAGAGCCGGgtgctggagctggagctgcatGGAGATCACACCAGCCAGGGCTGTGCGGTCCCAGTGGAGGCTGACCCCATGCACCGCCGGGCACCAGCCCAAGAGCTAAGACACAAAGCCCAGGTGCCTGGACACTCTGATGACTGCAGACTCCAG GTGCAGCCTAAGAACGCCATGAACCCCGAGAATGAGCAACAGAGGCTGGGGAATGGC CTGCTGGGAGGCCAGGAGCAACTGCAGAAACAAGTGAAGTGGGCGCTGGAGCGTCAGGAGGCCCGGCAGCAGGCACTGGAGACTCGTGT GGAAGCCCTGGGCCGGCAGCTGCAGGGAGCCCGAGAGGAGGCCAGAGCAGCTGGACAGCAACTGGCCACACAGGCTGTG GTGCTGTGCAGCTGCCGAGGCCAGCTCCGACAGGCAGAAGCCGAGAACACCCGGCTGCAGCTGCAGCTCAAGACGCTGAAGGATGAGTACATCCTGCGGCTGCAGCACTGTGCTCGGGAGGCGGTG GAGCACGCAGACAGTGCAGgccaggcgccagccaccacggcCCTCCGGACATTCCTGGAGGCCACTCTGGAGGACATCCGGGCAGCGCACCGAAGCCGTGAGCAGCAGCTGGCCCGGGCTGCCCGCACCTACCACAAGCGGCTGGTGGATCTGAGCCGCAGGCATGAGGAGCTGTTGGCTGCCTACAG GGCACCTGGGAACCCCCAAGCTATTTTTGGCGCAGCCAGCTTGGACCTGGAACCATTGCCCGTGCCCCTGGTCACTGACTTCAGCCATCGGGAGGACCAG cacggCGGGCCTGAGGCACTGCTCTCATCCCCACAGAAGGGACCCGGTGGAGCCTCCCAGGGGGGAACATCAGAGCCACA GGGCCTGGACGCTGCGTCCTGGGCCCAGATCCACCAGAAGCTCCGGGACTTCTCCCGCAGCACCCAG GCAGAGCTGGAACGGGAGCGGGCACAGCTGCTGGTCCGGGCCACGGTGGCTGAAGAGCAACTTTCTGAGCTACAGGAGTACGTGGACCAGCACCTGGGCAG GTACAAGCAAGAAATCCTGAGGCTGAGGAAGCTGGCAGGTTCAGGGAACCCCTGGAAAGTGGGGGCTGTGCCTCCAGCCAAGCTCCAGCATCCAAGGACCGGCAGCCACTAG
- the CCDC78 gene encoding coiled-coil domain-containing protein 78 isoform X15 produces the protein MEHAATTGPRPGPPPRRVDNVVLRAKDWLPGAPGGTTAWGTTAWATSLEAEVPPDLVLSEEQQLQISKELVDIQITTHRLQEQHEAEIFQLKSEVARRQVYPLMPVVLQILRLESRVLELELHGDHTSQGCAVPVEADPMHRRAPAQELRHKAQVPGHSDDCRLQVQPKNAMNPENEQQRLGNGPALYTPQLLGGQEQLQKQVKWALERQEARQQALETRVEALGRQLQGAREEARAAGQQLATQAVVLCSCRGQLRQAEAENTRLQLQLKTLKDEYILRLQHCAREAVEHADSAGQAPATTALRTFLEATLEDIRAAHRSREQQLARAARTYHKRLVDLSRRHEELLAAYRSGPRQTLVYADRAPGNPQAIFGAASLDLEPLPVPLVTDFSHREDQHGGPEALLSSPQKGPGGASQGGTSEPQGLDAASWAQIHQKLRDFSRSTQAELERERAQLLVRATVAEEQLSELQEYVDQHLGRYKQEILRLRKLAGSGNPWKVGAVPPAKLQHPRTGSH, from the exons ATGGAGCACGCAGCCACCACAGGCCCCAGGCCTGGACCTCCCCCTCGGCGGGTGGACAAC GTTGTGCTACGAGCCAAGGACTGGCTGCCAGGAGCTCCTGGGGGCACCACAGCGTGGGGCACCACAGCGTGGGCCACCAGCCTGGAAGCAGAGGTCCCACCAGATCTGGTGCTCAGTGAGGAGCAGCAGCTGCAG ATCTCCAAGGAGCTGGTCGACATTCAGATCACAACCCACCGCCTACAGGAGCAGCATGAGGCTGAAATCTTTCAGCTGAAGAGTGAG GTGGCCCGCAGGCAGGTGTACCCGCTCATGCCAGTTGTCCTACAGATCCTTCGACTGGAGAGCCGGgtgctggagctggagctgcatGGAGATCACACCAGCCAGGGCTGTGCGGTCCCAGTGGAGGCTGACCCCATGCACCGCCGGGCACCAGCCCAAGAGCTAAGACACAAAGCCCAGGTGCCTGGACACTCTGATGACTGCAGACTCCAG GTGCAGCCTAAGAACGCCATGAACCCCGAGAATGAGCAACAGAGGCTGGGGAATGGC CCAGCCCTATATACCCCACAGCTGCTGGGAGGCCAGGAGCAACTGCAGAAACAAGTGAAGTGGGCGCTGGAGCGTCAGGAGGCCCGGCAGCAGGCACTGGAGACTCGTGT GGAAGCCCTGGGCCGGCAGCTGCAGGGAGCCCGAGAGGAGGCCAGAGCAGCTGGACAGCAACTGGCCACACAGGCTGTG GTGCTGTGCAGCTGCCGAGGCCAGCTCCGACAGGCAGAAGCCGAGAACACCCGGCTGCAGCTGCAGCTCAAGACGCTGAAGGATGAGTACATCCTGCGGCTGCAGCACTGTGCTCGGGAGGCGGTG GAGCACGCAGACAGTGCAGgccaggcgccagccaccacggcCCTCCGGACATTCCTGGAGGCCACTCTGGAGGACATCCGGGCAGCGCACCGAAGCCGTGAGCAGCAGCTGGCCCGGGCTGCCCGCACCTACCACAAGCGGCTGGTGGATCTGAGCCGCAGGCATGAGGAGCTGTTGGCTGCCTACAG GAGTGGCCCAAGACAGACACTGGTCTACGCTGACAGGGCACCTGGGAACCCCCAAGCTATTTTTGGCGCAGCCAGCTTGGACCTGGAACCATTGCCCGTGCCCCTGGTCACTGACTTCAGCCATCGGGAGGACCAG cacggCGGGCCTGAGGCACTGCTCTCATCCCCACAGAAGGGACCCGGTGGAGCCTCCCAGGGGGGAACATCAGAGCCACA GGGCCTGGACGCTGCGTCCTGGGCCCAGATCCACCAGAAGCTCCGGGACTTCTCCCGCAGCACCCAG GCAGAGCTGGAACGGGAGCGGGCACAGCTGCTGGTCCGGGCCACGGTGGCTGAAGAGCAACTTTCTGAGCTACAGGAGTACGTGGACCAGCACCTGGGCAG GTACAAGCAAGAAATCCTGAGGCTGAGGAAGCTGGCAGGTTCAGGGAACCCCTGGAAAGTGGGGGCTGTGCCTCCAGCCAAGCTCCAGCATCCAAGGACCGGCAGCCACTAG
- the CCDC78 gene encoding coiled-coil domain-containing protein 78 isoform X3, with product MEHAATTGPRPGPPPRRVDNVVLRAKDWLPGAPGGTTAWGTTAWATSLEAEVPPDLVLSEEQQLQISKELVDIQITTHRLQEQHEAEIFQLKSEVARRQVYPLMPVVLQILRLESRVLELELHGDHTSQGCAVPVEADPMHRRAPAQELRHKAQVPGHSDDCRLQVQPKNAMNPENEQQRLGNGPALYTPQLLGGQEQLQKQVKWALERQEARQQALETRVEALGRQLQGAREEARAAGQQLATQAVVLCSCRGQLRQAEAENTRLQLQLKTLKDEYILRLQHCAREAVEHADSAGQAPATTALRTFLEATLEDIRAAHRSREQQLARAARTYHKRLVDLSRRHEELLAAYRAPGNPQAIFGAASLDLEPLPVPLVTDFSHREDQHGGPEALLSSPQKGPGGASQGGTSEPQGLDAASWAQIHQKLRDFSRSTQAELERERAQLLVRATVAEEQLSELQEYVDQHLGRYKQEILRLRKLAGSGNPWKVGAVPPAKLQHPRTGSH from the exons ATGGAGCACGCAGCCACCACAGGCCCCAGGCCTGGACCTCCCCCTCGGCGGGTGGACAAC GTTGTGCTACGAGCCAAGGACTGGCTGCCAGGAGCTCCTGGGGGCACCACAGCGTGGGGCACCACAGCGTGGGCCACCAGCCTGGAAGCAGAGGTCCCACCAGATCTGGTGCTCAGTGAGGAGCAGCAGCTGCAG ATCTCCAAGGAGCTGGTCGACATTCAGATCACAACCCACCGCCTACAGGAGCAGCATGAGGCTGAAATCTTTCAGCTGAAGAGTGAG GTGGCCCGCAGGCAGGTGTACCCGCTCATGCCAGTTGTCCTACAGATCCTTCGACTGGAGAGCCGGgtgctggagctggagctgcatGGAGATCACACCAGCCAGGGCTGTGCGGTCCCAGTGGAGGCTGACCCCATGCACCGCCGGGCACCAGCCCAAGAGCTAAGACACAAAGCCCAGGTGCCTGGACACTCTGATGACTGCAGACTCCAG GTGCAGCCTAAGAACGCCATGAACCCCGAGAATGAGCAACAGAGGCTGGGGAATGGC CCAGCCCTATATACCCCACAGCTGCTGGGAGGCCAGGAGCAACTGCAGAAACAAGTGAAGTGGGCGCTGGAGCGTCAGGAGGCCCGGCAGCAGGCACTGGAGACTCGTGT GGAAGCCCTGGGCCGGCAGCTGCAGGGAGCCCGAGAGGAGGCCAGAGCAGCTGGACAGCAACTGGCCACACAGGCTGTG GTGCTGTGCAGCTGCCGAGGCCAGCTCCGACAGGCAGAAGCCGAGAACACCCGGCTGCAGCTGCAGCTCAAGACGCTGAAGGATGAGTACATCCTGCGGCTGCAGCACTGTGCTCGGGAGGCGGTG GAGCACGCAGACAGTGCAGgccaggcgccagccaccacggcCCTCCGGACATTCCTGGAGGCCACTCTGGAGGACATCCGGGCAGCGCACCGAAGCCGTGAGCAGCAGCTGGCCCGGGCTGCCCGCACCTACCACAAGCGGCTGGTGGATCTGAGCCGCAGGCATGAGGAGCTGTTGGCTGCCTACAG GGCACCTGGGAACCCCCAAGCTATTTTTGGCGCAGCCAGCTTGGACCTGGAACCATTGCCCGTGCCCCTGGTCACTGACTTCAGCCATCGGGAGGACCAG cacggCGGGCCTGAGGCACTGCTCTCATCCCCACAGAAGGGACCCGGTGGAGCCTCCCAGGGGGGAACATCAGAGCCACA GGGCCTGGACGCTGCGTCCTGGGCCCAGATCCACCAGAAGCTCCGGGACTTCTCCCGCAGCACCCAG GCAGAGCTGGAACGGGAGCGGGCACAGCTGCTGGTCCGGGCCACGGTGGCTGAAGAGCAACTTTCTGAGCTACAGGAGTACGTGGACCAGCACCTGGGCAG GTACAAGCAAGAAATCCTGAGGCTGAGGAAGCTGGCAGGTTCAGGGAACCCCTGGAAAGTGGGGGCTGTGCCTCCAGCCAAGCTCCAGCATCCAAGGACCGGCAGCCACTAG
- the CCDC78 gene encoding coiled-coil domain-containing protein 78 isoform X4 gives MEHAATTGPRPGPPPRRVDNVVLRAKDWLPGAPGGTTAWGTTAWATSLEAEVPPDLVLSEEQQLQISKELVDIQITTHRLQEQHEAEIFQLKSEVARRQVYPLMPVVLQILRLESRVLELELHGDHTSQGCAVPVEADPMHRRAPAQELRHKAQVPGHSDDCRLQVQPKNAMNPENEQQRLGNGPALYTPQLLGGQEQLQKQVKWALERQEARQQALETRVEALGRQLQGAREEARAAGQQLATQAVVLCSCRGQLRQAEAENTRLQLQLKTLKDEYILRLQHCAREAVEHADSAGQAPATTALRTFLEATLEDIRAAHRSREQQLARAARTYHKRLVDLSRRHEELLAAYRSGPRQTLVYADRAPGNPQAIFGAASLDLEPLPVPLVTDFSHREDQKGPGGASQGGTSEPQGLDAASWAQIHQKLRDFSRSTQAELERERAQLLVRATVAEEQLSELQEYVDQHLGRYKQEILRLRKLAGSGNPWKVGAVPPAKLQHPRTGSH, from the exons ATGGAGCACGCAGCCACCACAGGCCCCAGGCCTGGACCTCCCCCTCGGCGGGTGGACAAC GTTGTGCTACGAGCCAAGGACTGGCTGCCAGGAGCTCCTGGGGGCACCACAGCGTGGGGCACCACAGCGTGGGCCACCAGCCTGGAAGCAGAGGTCCCACCAGATCTGGTGCTCAGTGAGGAGCAGCAGCTGCAG ATCTCCAAGGAGCTGGTCGACATTCAGATCACAACCCACCGCCTACAGGAGCAGCATGAGGCTGAAATCTTTCAGCTGAAGAGTGAG GTGGCCCGCAGGCAGGTGTACCCGCTCATGCCAGTTGTCCTACAGATCCTTCGACTGGAGAGCCGGgtgctggagctggagctgcatGGAGATCACACCAGCCAGGGCTGTGCGGTCCCAGTGGAGGCTGACCCCATGCACCGCCGGGCACCAGCCCAAGAGCTAAGACACAAAGCCCAGGTGCCTGGACACTCTGATGACTGCAGACTCCAG GTGCAGCCTAAGAACGCCATGAACCCCGAGAATGAGCAACAGAGGCTGGGGAATGGC CCAGCCCTATATACCCCACAGCTGCTGGGAGGCCAGGAGCAACTGCAGAAACAAGTGAAGTGGGCGCTGGAGCGTCAGGAGGCCCGGCAGCAGGCACTGGAGACTCGTGT GGAAGCCCTGGGCCGGCAGCTGCAGGGAGCCCGAGAGGAGGCCAGAGCAGCTGGACAGCAACTGGCCACACAGGCTGTG GTGCTGTGCAGCTGCCGAGGCCAGCTCCGACAGGCAGAAGCCGAGAACACCCGGCTGCAGCTGCAGCTCAAGACGCTGAAGGATGAGTACATCCTGCGGCTGCAGCACTGTGCTCGGGAGGCGGTG GAGCACGCAGACAGTGCAGgccaggcgccagccaccacggcCCTCCGGACATTCCTGGAGGCCACTCTGGAGGACATCCGGGCAGCGCACCGAAGCCGTGAGCAGCAGCTGGCCCGGGCTGCCCGCACCTACCACAAGCGGCTGGTGGATCTGAGCCGCAGGCATGAGGAGCTGTTGGCTGCCTACAG GAGTGGCCCAAGACAGACACTGGTCTACGCTGACAGGGCACCTGGGAACCCCCAAGCTATTTTTGGCGCAGCCAGCTTGGACCTGGAACCATTGCCCGTGCCCCTGGTCACTGACTTCAGCCATCGGGAGGACCAG AAGGGACCCGGTGGAGCCTCCCAGGGGGGAACATCAGAGCCACA GGGCCTGGACGCTGCGTCCTGGGCCCAGATCCACCAGAAGCTCCGGGACTTCTCCCGCAGCACCCAG GCAGAGCTGGAACGGGAGCGGGCACAGCTGCTGGTCCGGGCCACGGTGGCTGAAGAGCAACTTTCTGAGCTACAGGAGTACGTGGACCAGCACCTGGGCAG GTACAAGCAAGAAATCCTGAGGCTGAGGAAGCTGGCAGGTTCAGGGAACCCCTGGAAAGTGGGGGCTGTGCCTCCAGCCAAGCTCCAGCATCCAAGGACCGGCAGCCACTAG
- the CCDC78 gene encoding coiled-coil domain-containing protein 78 isoform X17, whose product MEHAATTGPRPGPPPRRVDNVVLRAKDWLPGAPGGTTAWGTTAWATSLEAEVPPDLVLSEEQQLQISKELVDIQITTHRLQEQHEAEIFQLKSEILRLESRVLELELHGDHTSQGCAVPVEADPMHRRAPAQELRHKAQVPGHSDDCRLQVQPKNAMNPENEQQRLGNGLLGGQEQLQKQVKWALERQEARQQALETRVEALGRQLQGAREEARAAGQQLATQAVVLCSCRGQLRQAEAENTRLQLQLKTLKDEYILRLQHCAREAVEHADSAGQAPATTALRTFLEATLEDIRAAHRSREQQLARAARTYHKRLVDLSRRHEELLAAYRSGPRQTLVYADRAPGNPQAIFGAASLDLEPLPVPLVTDFSHREDQHGGPEALLSSPQKGPGGASQGGTSEPQGLDAASWAQIHQKLRDFSRSTQAELERERAQLLVRATVAEEQLSELQEYVDQHLGRYKQEILRLRKLAGSGNPWKVGAVPPAKLQHPRTGSH is encoded by the exons ATGGAGCACGCAGCCACCACAGGCCCCAGGCCTGGACCTCCCCCTCGGCGGGTGGACAAC GTTGTGCTACGAGCCAAGGACTGGCTGCCAGGAGCTCCTGGGGGCACCACAGCGTGGGGCACCACAGCGTGGGCCACCAGCCTGGAAGCAGAGGTCCCACCAGATCTGGTGCTCAGTGAGGAGCAGCAGCTGCAG ATCTCCAAGGAGCTGGTCGACATTCAGATCACAACCCACCGCCTACAGGAGCAGCATGAGGCTGAAATCTTTCAGCTGAAGAGTGAG ATCCTTCGACTGGAGAGCCGGgtgctggagctggagctgcatGGAGATCACACCAGCCAGGGCTGTGCGGTCCCAGTGGAGGCTGACCCCATGCACCGCCGGGCACCAGCCCAAGAGCTAAGACACAAAGCCCAGGTGCCTGGACACTCTGATGACTGCAGACTCCAG GTGCAGCCTAAGAACGCCATGAACCCCGAGAATGAGCAACAGAGGCTGGGGAATGGC CTGCTGGGAGGCCAGGAGCAACTGCAGAAACAAGTGAAGTGGGCGCTGGAGCGTCAGGAGGCCCGGCAGCAGGCACTGGAGACTCGTGT GGAAGCCCTGGGCCGGCAGCTGCAGGGAGCCCGAGAGGAGGCCAGAGCAGCTGGACAGCAACTGGCCACACAGGCTGTG GTGCTGTGCAGCTGCCGAGGCCAGCTCCGACAGGCAGAAGCCGAGAACACCCGGCTGCAGCTGCAGCTCAAGACGCTGAAGGATGAGTACATCCTGCGGCTGCAGCACTGTGCTCGGGAGGCGGTG GAGCACGCAGACAGTGCAGgccaggcgccagccaccacggcCCTCCGGACATTCCTGGAGGCCACTCTGGAGGACATCCGGGCAGCGCACCGAAGCCGTGAGCAGCAGCTGGCCCGGGCTGCCCGCACCTACCACAAGCGGCTGGTGGATCTGAGCCGCAGGCATGAGGAGCTGTTGGCTGCCTACAG GAGTGGCCCAAGACAGACACTGGTCTACGCTGACAGGGCACCTGGGAACCCCCAAGCTATTTTTGGCGCAGCCAGCTTGGACCTGGAACCATTGCCCGTGCCCCTGGTCACTGACTTCAGCCATCGGGAGGACCAG cacggCGGGCCTGAGGCACTGCTCTCATCCCCACAGAAGGGACCCGGTGGAGCCTCCCAGGGGGGAACATCAGAGCCACA GGGCCTGGACGCTGCGTCCTGGGCCCAGATCCACCAGAAGCTCCGGGACTTCTCCCGCAGCACCCAG GCAGAGCTGGAACGGGAGCGGGCACAGCTGCTGGTCCGGGCCACGGTGGCTGAAGAGCAACTTTCTGAGCTACAGGAGTACGTGGACCAGCACCTGGGCAG GTACAAGCAAGAAATCCTGAGGCTGAGGAAGCTGGCAGGTTCAGGGAACCCCTGGAAAGTGGGGGCTGTGCCTCCAGCCAAGCTCCAGCATCCAAGGACCGGCAGCCACTAG